In Lolium rigidum isolate FL_2022 chromosome 7, APGP_CSIRO_Lrig_0.1, whole genome shotgun sequence, the DNA window ACACGGAGATCTCATGCGGGTACTCAAAAAAAGTACATTGCCCCCATAAGAGATATGTTACAACAATGTTCCGAAAGGTGTTCGTGCTGGTGATAGTGAGATCGATGCCTTTTCAATCACGATAGGACTACATCAAGGGTCAACCTTAAGCCCATACATATTTTTCCTAGTCATGAATGAGATGCGAAGGATATACAAGAAAATATTtcttggtgtatgctctttgctgatgatgtggtgctagtggATGAAACCAGAGTTGGCGCAAATAGGAAGTTAGATATATGAAGGTAGACTTTGGGATCTAAGGGGTTTAGACTTAGTAGGACCAAGATTGAGTACTTGCGATGCTACTTTAGTGTGGTGTTAGGTGCGAAGATGAAGATGTTAGTTTAGAAGGACAAATAGTGTCTAAGAGGGACACCTTTCTATACTTGGCACCAATGCTCAAAGCAATGGCGATATCGATGAGGATGTTAGAAGGTTCCACAAAAGTTAAAAGGTGAATTTTATAAAACGACAATCAAACTGGTGATGCTAGACGGAGCAAAAATGTTGACCCACTAACAGACAATATATCCAACAAATAAGTGTTGCGGAGATGCGCATGGTATGGTGGATGTGTAGCCATATAAGAAAGAACGAGattaggaatgaggtattacgtgaTAGGCTAGGGGTGCCACCGGTCTAGAGAAGCTAATCCAACACTGGCTAAGATGATTTGGTCATGTCCAACAGAGGCATCTAGAAACACAAGCAGTGGAATTTTAAGATTTGAAGGAGTATGGAAAATACAACTTGGGACAAAAGACGATCAAAATTGACATGCCTGGAGACGGTAAAAAGAGAATTGAGGGACTGTCCCTAATAATTTGGCTCTTGATAGGACCACATGGAAATTAGCGATTCATATGCCGGAATCCTAGTGTACTTATTCTTTTTTCTCTCCTTTTTGTTttggtttccttatgtttcctgtgTTTCATTTCTAGCCTACCCTACTGGCAAGCAATAAAATTCATAACCATGTGAtttcttgtaacaaacttgtaAATGACATTCAAATCATAACAGTATCTTAATCATAAAAAAGCTGAAAGGTTCCTCCAGGTTGCTTTGTATGGTGAGAAAGTTTCCTCTAGTATGCAATATGCATATATATTAGCATATGTTATGGTTACTTGGTTGATGAGACATGCATGTGACGGCCGGCTGTGTGTTTTGTTCTGATCGAACATGTCCGTAGCAATGGCTTCTGGCCAGGTCACTCTTCACTATTCCATCTTTCATTGTGTACTGCTGcattaatcatcaatgaaacagaGAAGAAACGACATGGTGGTTGGTCTATAAGACTATAAAGAGGAGCGACGTCTTAACTGATGTGGTCTTAGTTCTCAAACTCTTAGTCAAACATGATTGATTTTGGCAGCAATACTTGCAACATGATTGGGTGTACCTTGCTTTTGATATAACTTGCTTCAGCATTATAATTTAGTTTTTTTAATTGACAACTGATGGTGGTGTATATTACCATCTTGTTCCTGAGATGATACCCTGATAGAgaatttatcatgagttgaaatgttgtaagagcatgtctaacagatcccTTAAAAGGGCCAAATCCGTATAATAACTCCCAGAatacgggtttcggctctacccggccgtctagcagaccccgtaaaccccccccccccccctccgatttttgttgttttcgattacggggtgggcttcgccccctacttgtgcggggtggaaggctgaatacagggccaaccccccACTCGTGGCGCGCAGAAGTTTCAGGAAATCGCAACTGCTTTCGCCTCGTTGACTCTCTTGCACGCACCCAATCGCGCCAGATCGAGATCCTGCGAGCCCGcgaggcggaggcgcgggagCTGCAGCTCGACGACGCGGCCGGCAGCGCCGGTTGGCGAGCAGGCGACGCCACGCCAGGAGCAGGGCGCGGAGCGGGAGGCGGCGTCCCAGCCGGACATGGCGGCGTCCTAGCCGGACATGGCGTCCCAGCCGGACAGGGCGCGGAGCTAGCTCTCGATTCCGCTAGCTCTCGATTCAGCTAGCTCTCCACATGCGCATGTTGCTTCCGCTAGCTCTCCATTAGCTCTCGATTCAGCTCGTCTGTGGGAGCAAATAAATCTCTGGGAGTCAGAGCAACACGTACCCAGCCCTCTTCTGTTCTACTGTTAATTTCGGTCAATTACTCTCTGTTCAATTTGATGCTACATCATAGTTTGGGAgtggccggaggaggaagaaggagaggaggaagaagagaaaaaaaaattaatttggcATATTCCTAGAATATTCTCTTTTACAGTTTAGGGAtacgggtctgctagctcggacaagTTTTTAGCCGATCGAAatcgaatacagggccctctactcgtgttatacggggcAGAAATTTAGGGGATCTGTTAGACATCTCTAACGATGGTAAAGAAGGGATAGAAGTGATATTTTTCACCCATCCGTTAATTATATAATGTTCCACCATATCAATCTTTCGCGTAAGATGTACCTTTGTGCAATTACCTGATTTTGGTTCTCTTTGCAAAGTAAATCTTTTGTAGCAAAACTGGTTGTTGGATACAAACGTTGTGATTCATATGCTCATTTGAGATGGCCACTCTTTCAAACAAATGCCAAGAGGTGAGGTTCAAACTTCGAACATTGTTGCTGCCTAGTACTTCCACCAGTGAGAGCATCTCACGCCCCCCTCCCCCCTTTGATAGGACCGAAAACATGAAAATGGGGACGCCAGCGCAAGAAAACACTCATAGCCGTCGCCCCCAATTTTGTTTTTGCGCCTGCACGGTCCAGTGGCATCCCTAGGCCAAACCAAATCCAAGGGGGCTGGCAGGGGCACCGGATGGACGAAATAACGCCACGGGCCAGCCCTGTCGGCGACACCCTTACAAATCCCTTCCCATTATTCCGCCCTCCCCACCTCGCGACCCAAGATTCCTCCAGGTTGCTTTGCAAGTTGACAAAGTTCCCTCCATTATGCACTATACGCACATTAGCATATAATATGGTTACTTGGTTGGTGAGACATGCATGTGACGGCCGGCTGTGTAGCAGTGGCTTGTGGCCAGGCCACCGTGTTACCTGTTTCATTTATATGATGCTGCATTAATCTTCAATGAAACAGAGAGAAACGACGTGGCTGGTTGGTCTATAAAGAGGAGCGACATCTTCTGCCTGGAGGTACTCAAACTCCTGTCTTCTCTTTTCATTGTCCGCTTCGTCATTCGTGCATGTTTCTCCTATGATGGCAGCGTACGATTTTTTGTTAGATTGCACTTCACCTTTTTTTTTCAGAATCTAGTTTTCTCTTCTGTTTGTTAACATGCAGATACCTTGCGACTATCAGCTGGCCGTGTCTGATTGGGAGGGGACGTCAGCCATGGAACCAACTGCATGGGTTCCTGGCTTCCCTTTTGAGATGACTGTTGCTGCTCCTGCTAGCAATACTCTGGTCGTCAGCTCTAGCGGTCTGCAGCAGCTGAACATGGTTGAGGAGAGTACTGGTCATCAGTACGAGTGGAGTAGTCCAATTGAAGTGTTCGAGCAAGCAACTCAAGCATTTGAGGATGAACATGGCGAGATGGAAACGAAGATCCACCTGTTCCCTGCAAGCATGAAAGATCTCTCAGCCGAGTACGCCGCCCCAAAGATCGTATCCATCGGCCCTTACCACCACGGCAAGAGCCCGGACTTCCGGGAGATGGAGAGTGCCAAGTACGCGGCTGCCTGCCACTTCATCAAGGACTCGGGACACTCTGTCGAGGAGGTGTGGGGGGCCGTCTTGGAGGTGGCGGACGAAGCCCGCAGCCACTACGACGAGGAGAAGGTGCGACGTTTCGGCGATGACGATTTCAGACCTATGATGTTCTATGATGGCTGCTTCTTGCTGCAGTATATGATGTCTTGGTGCGGACACaaaggcgatgatgatgatgtcatggtagtggatgtggatccgtTGCTGAATAGTGTTTTCAGCTCCAATGACCGCCGAATCTTCAGCGACCTTGTGTTGCTTGAGAACCAGCTCCCTTGGGTGGTGGTTAAAAAGCTCATGGGCTTCATGCCCAAGCCCCTGGACATGGAAACGTTCCTTGGACGGGTGAAACCGTCTCTGCGATCCCGCCGAGATATTGAATTTGATCCTGTTATACTGGACAGTAGCTACAAGCCTCCGCATCTCCTTGGCCTCCTACGACACTACTTTGTAGGGAGAAATCACATTAGTTCTACTCAGGTGTCTGAGACTCAGACCGAAATATCCCACAAGGCCAAGAAAGTATCACTTTCTGTCAGCATCATCGAACTTGCAGAGATCGGCATCAAGCTCACAGCCaccaaaaataaaatagaacTACAAGACATGGGCGTCAGGAGAGGGATCTTCACTGGAGAGCTCTTCCTGGCGCCTTTGTTATTGGACGATGCTAACGCAGGCTTCCTCGTCAACATGGCAGCTTTGGAGCTGTGCATGACCCCCGATTTCTTCGAAACCTATAATACAATGTCTGTTGTCTGCTCGTACCTCTGCCTCCTGGGCATGGTCACGGATAGTGAGAAGGATGTGCAGCGGCTGCGGAAGAAGCATATCCTGCAAGGAGGAGGAGGGCTCACCGACAGGAACGCGCTTGACTTGTTCACCAGCCTCGAGAAGCACCTGCGCCTCGGGAAATCCTATGACAACTCAATTGTAGGCATTGAAAACTACAAGGTCGATAGGTGGTTGTGGATCATAGTGTACAAGTTTGTTTACAACAACCTCAAAATCATCATCGCAGTGGTGTCCGCCATGGCTGGATTTGCCGGCTTCCTTGGTGCGATCAAGTCTCTCAAGGGATCAAGATAAGCTGCTCTCTTGTGCTGCGATCGATGAAGTGGTGTTTTAAGTTTGCTTAGCTGCTACGACAGTCAGTTTTCCCTGTATGTGAGTTCTATTTGCAATGATATTTTGATATAAACATTCTCTAGCTAGCAAGGGTGTGAAATATTTTTCTTTATGGTGTCATTTGTCTCGCACTCTCGCCAACAAGGGCTCTGATAATTCCGATTATGGCTTAATTAACTGCCCTTGCGAGCCAAATGGGAGTATGATAATCTCCTGCCAGAATTAGTTCCCTGTTTATGAGTTCCATTTTCATTATTATCATAATATAGATATTCTCTCTATATATACATATGGTGATATTCTAACTGAAGAAACACTACTTGAGTGAGGGCTAGCTAAGCTAGCACTACCACCAACCCAGTGCGTACGTGCAAATGCAACACCTCATGGCCAAAGAACAGATGAGGTGGGTGCTTTAGCATTCGAGGAGCAACTATGGATACATTATGTATATGTATCATACATCAGAAGCGACATCAGAAGCGAGCCAATAGGGTCGACCTCCTAGCAACCCTACATCCTCTCCCGCCCCCTCCCGGGCGGTGGCGGAGGATcccaccccaaaccctagcagccgcccctcaagccgccgctgctgccggctccGATGGCGGTGGCGGCACCCCTTCCGTCGAACAATGATGGGGAGGAGAGGGCTTCCGTGGCGGCGCATCATGGGAGGTGATGAGGCGCCGGTGGAGGACGCCGGGCGGCACGGCTGCTTGGCCGGGGCCTAATGCACTTCGCCGGTAGCCATGTAGGAGTGggcggagcggtggcggccttcgCCCCCGGCGGCGGTTCGGCGGGGGTACACATGATCCACGCCGCCATCTTCTTCCCTAGTGATccggctgaaagtgcatggagcccccatgtgtggttttggtaattgatgacaatccctatggactaatgtttgcattgagttatatttgtaggaacgGTCCAtatgcaatgcttgaaccatatgttggcttcaaggttgcaataagaagaaatttatgaagaatatcaagtgtcaagtatgtcttgaagatgaagatgaagtgagcccttaaagttaacttcaagacatcaacatgatgaagaatgaagaaataaagtgcaagttcaagatgagccaactcgaaaagatcttatgcttgaagcttgtcatccatatggtgatcatgtatatgtgaagatgcaccgaagaagaagctctcccatagtggagtatggggggacaattcgcatgacttcatcaagtaagcacaatcaagaaaggtgttccatcttgttgcgatcAAGACcggcatcatcgagctcaagtggaatgcgcaagattaaggtttgcttttgatagggtttctttctctcgGTCTCATGgtatagttggagaccggtttatagtttagttgccgtactatcaagagggctctcaagtgagtaactcgatcgtatcgttcggagagagctcaaacatttgcatccttgaatcatatttcttggtttttatttgtatcatatccatgtggtgttttagagcttgtgcttattttcatagcaagctctagttcatcgaaaacggattccgcatgaatcacttgttgcgttttcaatattggagtttttctcggtttctcgtattgagaggtttcactctaaaatacatagaaaaacctaccccacttgttcttaagcttttaacTCTttttggggtagctcttgtcatcctctttacaacaaaattggtttcacctaaattcaAGTCTCATATCTCAAGTTGTtgtattttccatattggaggttttaccggtttgccttttatagataggtaaaaccattATTCATTTGTTTATATCCTactttgttggactatgatgtttctatgcatatttttgcagagctcgttgttgtgatttcaacgagcccaagatcatcgaagtcGAAGTCCGGATGTAAAAGTTTTTAAGGctttcgtatcgggtgtttgggtATAGACAgggaggccggcactgccgctgggAGCACTCCGGCACTGTTGCCGGGAGCACTCCGGCAGTGCCGCCGGGACGCGATTTTGGCCATAACGGTCATATATTTTGTCCATAACGGTCATatattaagggggtcttcttccccaaagttcctgtccgtttgagctcgtttttgcctccattgttgaccttctttgagcttgctatctccctctcactccaatgaatcttgcatctatttgagagaaagatagaggagatctagatctacatcttcaccaatcagattcctctctttgtgaggggaatccactagatctagatcttggagaaatttggtgttcctcctcctatttgttctttctctcttattccctcaatagcttttgtagctttgttggaatttgagagagaaggactttagcatctttgtggtgttcttgccattgcatttggtgcatcggtttgagttctccacagtgattcgtggaagtgaaagcaagaaagttgttactcttgggttcttggaaccctagatggatttgaggcctttgtggcgatttcttgggagcctccaattaagttgtggatgcgtgcgccaagctttgtgtaagatccggttttcgcctcgaaggaaatcccttagtggaaccgtgacctaggcctttgtggcgagggtcaccggagaataaggtgaggcgccttcgtggcgctcggtgtgtggtgtgactcccgcatcttggggtgaggctttTGTGGCGTTGgtatgcatcgagcaaccacacctcaaggtgaggccttttgtggcgttcgggagagctaagccaccgcacctctccaacggagattagcacttgcatgagtgtgaacttcgggataaatcatcgtctcccgcgtgcctcggttatctctatacccgagctctttacttatgcactttactttgtgatagccatcgtgcttgaagttatatctcttgctatcacatagttgtttgtattgcttagcataagttgttggtgcacataggtgaaccatagtatataggctttgggctttacaaagtaaacgctagttttattccgcatttgttaagaccATCTTGTAAAaaatttaaaccgcctattcaccccctctaggagacattcgtgtcctttcaattggtatcagagcaagtctctcattcttaggcttcaccgccttgagagtaaatatgtcggttagaggattagtgcatgatgacactcttatattagatggcacaaattatgatgtttgaaattttttgcatgcttagtcattttcgggacattgaccctcatatggagaagattgtagatataggttttcctcctcctatggattcacaaaatctatctttagaggatgagaaaaatttatatctcaattctcaagcttctaatgttcttatgaatgctttgagaGAAGTAGGActttttccatacttgcctttttggagcgctcatgagttatggacaaagattcaagataaatatgatgtgtccaatattattaaggatgattgtatgcttccacttccggccatgATGAGCTTACTActgatgatccttcatctatatatcattgcaatggttcatctttggacttaaacacatctagcactagaaatgatttacatgcttgtgttgatagtccttgcatatcatgtgtaaatttcttgaataaatctcatgatgatatgcttgttaTGCCTTGTTGTTATGATAAAAATACTTCTATTTCCCCTAGTTGTTGTTTGACTAACAatctagaggaaaccaaagattctattggtcaagacaagatcttgaatggAGCCTCAAGCAACTCTTCATcattatctcacggttctcatatatgccttatgtccAAGGGTTCCATGgtatctcctaccatggaacctaatatctcTCGTgttgatgaggatgaggatgattatgaagAAGAATATTGGGTTGCCTCTCTACGGGATAAGGGTAAGCTCGTCTATTGTGTTCCTCGCAATgataaaattgcttgctctcacttttttgaaatcttgactattgCCATTGAGAGTCAAAGACTTATTTGGATgcgtgagaacaccattgataaaagggctttctattttcgtgcccctggttcgttagatgTACTCAGTTCTCCCCAGCCGCTTAACTTTTCcttagttttcccctccctctagtttgaaacccctcgcagacgctcggacgggagggttgccgtctggtcagaggctttgccattaacggtgacggctagggagccgtggTGGTTGTGAATTGACTGTTGCTTTTGAATGGTGTTTAATGTTGACCCAATGATACACATCGGACTGGAAGAGCTCACACAAAGCTTTCCCCTaaaaaagctttcccctccgcccctccgccgccacgccgtcccgcctcctaccttatggcgtcgtccgccaccgagccgcccccgcccccgccaccACCCCCgagaggcggagagggctccgcctccactagATCTACCCCTATTGCGCTAGTGTTTTTCGTGTCGTATGGTGTGCCGATTATGCCCCTCaaccgcggagaagattgggaatcggagggatctaacgcatggattccatctgggtaagcatcgtctgcctatgtgaattaacagtaggcagtttttgagcgcgaatcattgttgctcaactaactgcgttgcttttcgaataggattgattcagcgttggcttttcggctggtggttaggctggatactAGCTTTTTGCGTGGTTCTGAACGCAATATGAGCAGATTTTATATCCCAgcagtggttgcaaccaccatctcattCAGGAATTTGAAAGAAAACTTCTGCGATATGTACAAAACCTGGGGCCCTCGCGATTTAGTTGATTTCGAATATTTCGACAGCACAGAGGGGAGAAATGTTCCACTCACTTTCGACgaggatctgggaattctttttgctttgaatgcttcttgtcgTGTTGGTAaatttcgtatccatgtggacagggtccaggcatcatctggtgttGGGGCATCATCAGATGGTCAGGCATCATGTGTTTCTACTGTTGCTCCCTctactaatagtgtgcgccgccacgctccttgtaggtccacatcagcaccatctgtccccagtgctagtggtagccagatcgttcatGCGGTCGATGTGAAGGACGATGCAGATattgaggatcagtctcctcaagatgatgaggataagttgatgtttcctgaattggtagatcgatgcagtaagcaggcaatggaggatcaatacgtgGAAGATATTGCATAAGGTGCcatatttgatgacactgatgatgaagagaaggctGAGAagaatgacagcctcgttttagccgattacgaaggtgatgacttgccaccaattgagTGGAACCAGGCGGATCCTcggcttgtagaaggcaccgtatTTCAAACGCCGATGGACTACCGTAATGCACTTACTACATATTGCATTCTCTCCAAGAatgattatgaggttattaaaagtgagtcgGGTAGGTTCACGTTAAATGCCCATacaagaggtgtaggtggaggccgcatgcatccacaatgctcgAAGCACCCCGGTTCGGGtatactacgccaaccagttgtgtattttagatcacggtgtaaaatttgttaattGTTACTGACATCccatatcattatgtttcagataaagaagaactcGATTGGCCATAGTTGTCCACCTCGAGGGGGAGCGCCAGAGGAGAAaataaagctagcgaagactaggtggttggcagatgcaatcctagattggctgagagaaactccttcacttaGTCCAACAACGCTCCAAAAAAGATTAAAGAGAAGTATCATATGCatataccttacatgaggatgttctatgcaaaggaaatggctcttgataggatcaatggtccatggaatgaaagctttcagttgctttacactttcaaagctgaagtggagatggctagtccgagcagGTGTTGTAGCGATAGGCAAGCATACggctccctacaaattgaaaagcgggagaaTAATgctaaggaatgttttagaagggcttttgtttgtttcaaagcttgttgGAAAGGCTTTCGGGACGGTTGCGGTGCCTTATTTAGCCGTGGATGCAAcaactcttcatggcaggtttatgatacgtccaattagcatcactattttatatcataatttgctgttattcattgatatatttcatattgggacacaatacttatgttatttcatctattttgcatgtttcatgattatttggagatcacgcaccggagccaggattctgctggaaaaagcatcgtcaggatgcaatatttcggaagatcaactgtggaaggaaatttcaccaaaaatcctatttttctagatgacggagaaggccagaagggggagctgagaggacccaaggtggggccagaccacaggccggcgcggcccatggcctggccgcgccaggtgtgggggccccacagcccctttcgcctccttttcttcgcgaaacccttcatcccgaaaacctaagctccagagggtaggtcgcga includes these proteins:
- the LOC124672084 gene encoding UPF0481 protein At3g47200-like; this encodes MQIPCDYQLAVSDWEGTSAMEPTAWVPGFPFEMTVAAPASNTLVVSSSGLQQLNMVEESTGHQYEWSSPIEVFEQATQAFEDEHGEMETKIHLFPASMKDLSAEYAAPKIVSIGPYHHGKSPDFREMESAKYAAACHFIKDSGHSVEEVWGAVLEVADEARSHYDEEKVRRFGDDDFRPMMFYDGCFLLQYMMSWCGHKGDDDDVMVVDVDPLLNSVFSSNDRRIFSDLVLLENQLPWVVVKKLMGFMPKPLDMETFLGRVKPSLRSRRDIEFDPVILDSSYKPPHLLGLLRHYFVGRNHISSTQVSETQTEISHKAKKVSLSVSIIELAEIGIKLTATKNKIELQDMGVRRGIFTGELFLAPLLLDDANAGFLVNMAALELCMTPDFFETYNTMSVVCSYLCLLGMVTDSEKDVQRLRKKHILQGGGGLTDRNALDLFTSLEKHLRLGKSYDNSIVGIENYKVDRWLWIIVYKFVYNNLKIIIAVVSAMAGFAGFLGAIKSLKGSR